A part of Halobacillus shinanisalinarum genomic DNA contains:
- a CDS encoding Lrp/AsnC family transcriptional regulator — protein sequence MEEVEVELLKLIENNANLEVEKIAKLMGKSIDETRELIDKLEKKKVILGYSTLIDWAKVLNEEEVTAMVDVKVTPARDVGFDKVAERIYRFPEVKAVYLMSGTYDLSVSVKGKTMMEIGHFISEKLSALDSVLSTTTHFVLKKYKHDGIILQDADEGDKRIVVSP from the coding sequence ATGGAAGAAGTCGAAGTAGAATTGTTAAAATTAATTGAGAATAACGCTAATTTGGAAGTAGAAAAAATTGCGAAGTTAATGGGGAAAAGTATTGATGAAACCCGGGAACTGATTGATAAGCTTGAGAAGAAGAAAGTCATTCTTGGCTATTCCACGCTCATTGACTGGGCAAAGGTTTTGAATGAGGAAGAGGTTACGGCTATGGTGGATGTAAAAGTGACCCCCGCTCGTGATGTCGGTTTTGATAAAGTGGCTGAGCGTATTTATCGTTTTCCAGAAGTTAAAGCCGTTTATTTAATGTCTGGCACTTATGATTTGTCCGTTTCAGTGAAAGGAAAAACGATGATGGAAATTGGACATTTCATTTCTGAAAAATTGTCTGCGCTGGATTCCGTACTATCTACAACGACCCATTTTGTTTTGAAAAAATATAAGCATGATGGCATCATATTACAGGATGCAGACGAAGGTGATAAAAGAATTGTGGTATCACCATGA
- a CDS encoding dihydrofolate reductase family protein, with product MGDVRTKLVFYGAVSVDGYIARDNHSLDWLLGTEGEEEIGYEDFYATIDIVLMGRKTYDQILNHAPGEFPYKGKQCYVFSRTSTGSNDLVDFINENIVEFTKSLKKHPGKRIWVVGGGEVLYPLLQEKLIDEFIIQIAPSIIGRGIPLFIPGEQENQLKLLNVKRNKQLAELHYELNTICRNSSME from the coding sequence ATGGGGGATGTTCGAACGAAGTTAGTATTTTATGGAGCAGTAAGTGTAGATGGCTACATTGCACGAGATAATCATTCATTGGATTGGTTATTGGGGACTGAAGGAGAAGAAGAAATTGGTTATGAGGATTTCTACGCTACCATTGACATTGTTTTGATGGGCAGAAAAACCTATGATCAAATCTTGAATCATGCACCTGGTGAATTTCCTTATAAGGGGAAGCAATGCTATGTTTTTTCTCGTACATCAACAGGATCAAATGACTTAGTGGATTTCATCAATGAGAATATTGTGGAGTTTACGAAATCATTGAAAAAACATCCTGGGAAACGGATTTGGGTCGTTGGAGGTGGAGAAGTGTTATATCCACTTCTTCAAGAGAAACTCATAGACGAATTTATTATTCAAATTGCTCCTTCAATCATTGGGCGTGGAATTCCGTTGTTTATTCCAGGAGAACAGGAAAACCAGCTGAAACTTCTCAATGTAAAGCGAAACAAACAATTGGCCGAATTACATTACGAGTTAAATACCATTTGTAGGAACTCCAGTATGGAATAA
- a CDS encoding DUF1643 domain-containing protein yields MKASYRNWREDEQVRVIFDRTSTYRYLLECTFDESKNKITFVMLNPSAANSDICDTTLNRCVNYTRSWGYGGMYIVNLYALVSTNPKRLLTHRDPIGVENDHYILDAAEKSETTVLAWGEKYASIRNRKAEVLEMLKGYDLHCIKKTKNGKHPRHPLFLKKDLNPIPF; encoded by the coding sequence ATGAAGGCGAGTTATCGTAATTGGAGGGAAGACGAACAAGTACGTGTGATTTTTGATAGAACTTCGACCTATCGATACTTATTGGAATGCACGTTTGATGAGAGTAAGAATAAAATAACGTTTGTTATGCTCAACCCAAGCGCCGCTAATTCGGACATATGTGATACCACATTAAATAGATGCGTGAACTATACGAGAAGTTGGGGCTATGGAGGTATGTATATCGTAAATTTGTACGCCTTAGTTTCAACGAATCCTAAAAGACTATTAACCCATAGGGATCCAATAGGTGTCGAGAATGACCACTACATACTGGATGCCGCTGAAAAATCTGAAACAACTGTATTGGCATGGGGAGAAAAATACGCTTCGATAAGGAATAGAAAGGCGGAAGTCTTGGAAATGTTGAAGGGATATGATCTTCATTGTATTAAAAAAACGAAAAATGGCAAACATCCCCGCCATCCTCTTTTTCTAAAAAAAGACCTCAATCCCATCCCGTTTTAA
- a CDS encoding amidohydrolase, protein MKEADSILVDGNVITMDEELPSANSIVVKDGTILFVGDKEEALSWLGSNTEVINLKGKTMLPGFVESHLHPAHYALNLLELDCRPKHTSSIETILEKVRMAAESAQDGQWIRGWGWDDSKLTERRNPLRWELDKAAPNHPVILKRTCGHMAVVNSKALELSGISEDTKDPKGGKLEREIGTGALTGLLQEKAQGMAALPDYSFDDMVKGMKLAQKDFAKWGITTVHDMSTQTAELQVYQYLLEQNELNVRIRPWIWAVDQNGWTGLLNEVLSVGIRSGFGNDMIKIQGMKFMLDGSIGGRTAAVAEPYEDDDQTGILYNTVEEVSPFIKQSLAAGLRVAIHGIGERAIEVAIKSLEEASESIDISHLRNRIEHCALPTNDHLRRMKKLELMAASSVGFLYHIGDSYIKNLGTERMKRVYPHKSFKEYGIVAPGNSDLPVTDGNPWTGIYGAVTRKSLSGQVLDDTQNIEVQDALKAYTVDAAYSSFEEQSIGVIKPLAKADLIVVSDDPLTIENEKLKDIKVERTFIGGRLVYSESRKDEAYV, encoded by the coding sequence GTGAAAGAAGCTGATTCAATTCTAGTAGACGGAAATGTTATTACAATGGATGAGGAGTTACCAAGTGCAAACTCGATTGTGGTGAAGGATGGAACGATTTTGTTTGTCGGGGATAAAGAAGAGGCCCTATCATGGCTTGGGAGCAATACAGAGGTTATTAATCTTAAAGGGAAAACAATGTTACCAGGATTTGTAGAGAGTCATTTACACCCTGCTCATTATGCATTGAATTTACTAGAGCTAGATTGTCGTCCCAAACACACCTCCTCAATTGAAACGATTTTAGAAAAGGTTCGTATGGCGGCGGAATCAGCTCAAGATGGCCAATGGATTAGAGGCTGGGGCTGGGATGACAGCAAGCTTACAGAAAGACGTAACCCGCTCCGTTGGGAATTAGATAAGGCTGCCCCTAATCATCCAGTTATTCTTAAACGGACTTGCGGTCATATGGCTGTTGTTAATTCAAAAGCATTAGAACTAAGTGGTATTTCTGAGGATACAAAAGATCCAAAAGGTGGGAAATTGGAACGTGAAATAGGGACAGGAGCTTTAACAGGTTTACTTCAAGAAAAGGCTCAAGGGATGGCAGCACTTCCTGACTACAGTTTTGATGATATGGTTAAAGGTATGAAACTTGCACAAAAGGATTTTGCCAAATGGGGAATTACAACAGTGCATGATATGTCAACCCAGACCGCTGAATTGCAAGTATATCAATATCTTTTGGAGCAAAACGAATTAAACGTCAGGATAAGACCGTGGATTTGGGCAGTCGATCAAAATGGTTGGACGGGTCTTCTCAATGAAGTGTTATCTGTAGGTATTCGAAGTGGTTTTGGCAATGACATGATCAAAATACAGGGAATGAAATTTATGCTTGATGGGAGTATAGGCGGCAGGACAGCTGCAGTAGCGGAACCCTATGAGGATGATGATCAAACTGGTATTTTGTACAATACTGTTGAAGAGGTGTCTCCCTTTATAAAACAGTCGCTTGCAGCGGGTCTTCGGGTAGCTATTCACGGAATCGGCGAGAGGGCTATAGAGGTTGCTATTAAATCGCTTGAGGAAGCGAGCGAGTCGATAGATATATCTCATTTGCGCAACCGCATTGAACATTGCGCGCTTCCTACAAATGATCATTTGCGTCGAATGAAAAAGCTAGAGTTGATGGCTGCTTCTTCGGTCGGGTTTCTGTACCATATTGGTGATAGTTATATAAAGAATCTAGGAACTGAAAGAATGAAGCGTGTTTATCCTCATAAGTCATTCAAAGAATATGGCATTGTTGCCCCAGGGAATTCGGATTTACCTGTTACAGATGGTAATCCTTGGACAGGTATATATGGTGCCGTAACAAGGAAGTCGTTAAGTGGACAAGTTCTGGATGATACGCAAAACATTGAGGTGCAGGATGCTTTGAAAGCATATACAGTTGATGCGGCGTATAGTTCTTTTGAAGAGCAATCGATTGGAGTGATTAAACCGTTAGCAAAAGCTGACCTCATCGTTGTTTCTGATGACCCGTTAACGATAGAAAATGAAAAGTTAAAAGATATAAAAGTTGAACGTACATTTATAGGTGGAAGATTAGTATATAGTGAATCAAGGAAGGATGAAGCCTATGTTTAA
- a CDS encoding sodium:solute symporter family protein produces the protein MFNGQERMILGIIVVIYFAFLFGISLYINRRIKTYDDYNVAGRSVSIFPLILTFVGTAIGGSTLLGFMENGYNFGMGQQWLKFGSIFTSILILFFLVKRIRRLGEKYNMVTIGDYTALRYGEGARLPTVISILVAYCAITGMQFVAIATLLNLTIGLSITSGIIISWALLTLKTYFGGLKAVIWQDAFHGTIQTVGIFILFAVVLIAAGGWENISQNAHSLNEGNMLSIFNISPTELFVYVLTIGGYQFVRQDVWQRFWAAKDFKTTMNGFWISIIVSFLTGVFVVTLGVMGRYGLNLGNIDPTLIYYEIIGNVLPFPVVVIMIVALMATVISCADSFFMAGASSIVNDIVKPRVKNVGDSKMLLYSRMSVVIVSIVALMLSLYIPQLVNLWVTGTAMLVSGLLAPVLFGLFWRRATGKAGVTSMWLGLIVAVIWQVSGHPFGIHPVFIGLPLSILTLIIVSFLTKQNDNQSLLLEAK, from the coding sequence ATGTTTAACGGGCAGGAACGCATGATCTTGGGGATTATCGTAGTTATTTATTTTGCCTTTCTGTTTGGGATTTCACTATATATAAACAGAAGAATAAAAACGTACGATGACTATAATGTAGCCGGAAGATCTGTTTCCATTTTCCCGTTAATTTTGACATTTGTAGGTACGGCGATAGGAGGATCAACGTTATTAGGTTTTATGGAGAATGGGTATAATTTCGGGATGGGCCAACAATGGTTGAAATTTGGCTCGATTTTTACATCCATTCTAATCCTCTTTTTCCTCGTCAAACGCATTAGGCGACTTGGTGAAAAATATAACATGGTCACTATCGGCGACTATACGGCATTACGTTATGGAGAAGGAGCTCGTCTTCCTACCGTCATTAGTATCTTGGTTGCGTATTGTGCAATAACAGGGATGCAGTTTGTTGCTATAGCAACACTTTTAAATTTAACAATAGGTTTAAGTATAACAAGTGGTATTATCATAAGTTGGGCTTTATTAACTTTAAAAACGTATTTCGGTGGGCTGAAGGCTGTTATATGGCAAGACGCCTTTCATGGTACGATACAAACAGTAGGTATTTTCATCTTGTTTGCTGTCGTTTTAATTGCCGCCGGTGGTTGGGAAAATATTTCTCAAAATGCTCACTCTCTTAATGAGGGGAACATGTTAAGTATTTTTAACATATCTCCGACGGAACTTTTTGTATATGTTCTGACAATTGGCGGGTATCAATTTGTCAGGCAGGATGTTTGGCAGCGGTTTTGGGCCGCTAAAGATTTCAAAACAACCATGAATGGGTTCTGGATTAGTATAATCGTTAGTTTTTTAACAGGTGTTTTCGTCGTTACACTTGGTGTAATGGGGCGGTACGGATTAAATTTGGGAAATATCGATCCAACGTTAATTTATTATGAGATTATTGGAAATGTATTACCTTTCCCTGTCGTTGTTATTATGATTGTCGCGCTTATGGCAACAGTTATTTCGTGTGCAGATTCCTTTTTTATGGCAGGGGCGTCTTCTATAGTAAACGATATTGTTAAGCCAAGAGTAAAAAATGTTGGTGATTCGAAAATGCTGCTATACAGCCGTATGTCGGTAGTAATCGTCTCAATTGTTGCTCTTATGCTTTCCCTTTACATCCCTCAATTGGTTAACCTCTGGGTAACGGGTACTGCTATGCTGGTGTCTGGTTTATTAGCGCCTGTATTGTTTGGGTTATTTTGGAGAAGGGCGACTGGCAAAGCAGGTGTAACTTCGATGTGGCTTGGTTTAATCGTAGCAGTTATTTGGCAAGTTTCGGGTCATCCGTTCGGCATCCATCCGGTATTTATTGGCTTGCCGCTATCTATTCTAACATTGATTATTGTTTCGTTTTTAACGAAACAAAATGATAATCAGAGCTTACTTTTGGAGGCAAAATAA
- a CDS encoding small-conductance mechanosensitive channel, producing MCLVPPLYLSFILDAHPGWGPIFTGLVGYAGFIGIMWVLEPITYYPTLGIAGTYLAFLTGNIANMCLPCSVSAQKAIGAESGSRKAEIAGVFGIAIASLVNIVVIVLIILAGTYILSIIPPAIESSFAFVLPAIFGAVLGQFAYKTPTYGVIAVVVGMAVLFAPIFSLIKIALCVALMISIILYMEKQKDKKENTN from the coding sequence ATGTGCTTAGTACCACCTTTGTATCTGTCTTTTATTTTAGATGCTCATCCAGGTTGGGGGCCTATTTTCACAGGACTTGTCGGCTACGCAGGATTTATAGGAATCATGTGGGTGTTAGAACCAATTACCTACTACCCTACCCTTGGAATTGCTGGAACCTATTTAGCCTTTTTGACCGGTAATATTGCTAACATGTGCCTCCCTTGTTCCGTTTCAGCTCAGAAGGCAATTGGAGCGGAAAGCGGTTCACGCAAAGCAGAAATTGCCGGTGTCTTTGGAATCGCGATCGCTTCCTTAGTAAATATAGTAGTGATCGTTTTAATCATTTTAGCCGGAACCTATATCCTTTCTATCATACCACCTGCAATAGAGAGTTCATTTGCGTTCGTTCTCCCTGCTATATTTGGTGCTGTTTTAGGTCAGTTTGCCTATAAAACACCAACGTATGGGGTCATTGCGGTTGTGGTTGGCATGGCTGTGCTGTTTGCTCCAATCTTTAGCTTAATTAAAATTGCACTATGCGTTGCCCTAATGATATCAATTATTCTGTATATGGAAAAACAAAAAGATAAAAAGGAAAATACTAATTAG
- a CDS encoding DUF5058 family protein — MNEDVAKVASSTPLWIMAFIFVGIVMFQALIFLKVAKKSAPDVGMTSKEVKTAIRTGFISSLGPSFGIAIVLISLIALLGSPLTLMRIGIIGSAATESAAAGIGANAFGMELTSENFSTQAFTTVVWTMCLGGMGWLLFAALFTKSLGNTQKKIEKKNPKAMKIISSAAMLGAFGYLASEQMVTSVTHTIAGIAALFSMVVIMIVAEKGNFSWLKESALGIAMVIGMASAYFTTLF; from the coding sequence TTGAATGAGGATGTAGCTAAAGTTGCCAGTAGTACTCCACTTTGGATTATGGCCTTTATTTTCGTGGGTATCGTTATGTTTCAAGCCTTGATTTTTTTAAAAGTAGCAAAGAAGTCTGCACCAGATGTAGGGATGACTTCAAAGGAAGTAAAAACGGCCATTAGAACTGGCTTTATTAGCTCTTTAGGACCGTCGTTTGGGATTGCAATCGTTCTAATTTCCTTGATTGCATTGCTCGGCTCCCCTCTAACCTTAATGAGAATCGGGATCATAGGATCTGCAGCTACTGAATCAGCGGCGGCTGGGATTGGGGCAAATGCTTTTGGTATGGAATTAACCTCTGAAAATTTTTCAACCCAAGCCTTTACAACCGTCGTCTGGACGATGTGTCTAGGCGGAATGGGATGGCTGCTTTTTGCTGCCTTATTTACAAAATCACTCGGAAATACACAGAAAAAAATTGAGAAGAAAAATCCAAAGGCTATGAAGATTATTTCTTCGGCTGCCATGTTAGGAGCATTTGGTTATCTGGCAAGTGAACAAATGGTAACTAGTGTTACCCATACTATAGCAGGCATTGCTGCTTTGTTCTCCATGGTTGTGATTATGATCGTTGCTGAAAAAGGAAACTTTTCTTGGTTAAAAGAGTCGGCTTTAGGGATTGCCATGGTTATTGGGATGGCAAGTGCCTATTTCACAACCTTATTTTAA
- a CDS encoding M20 metallopeptidase family protein, with protein sequence MKEKLFSRLEEVYPDLVAFRRDLHMYPELSHTEVDTPEKVADFLTNLGLEVKTGVGGRGVVGTLKGSNPGKTVALRADFDALPIQDEKDVEYKSRVPGIMHACGHDLHTAGLLGVAKVLSENRETLAGNVVFIHQFAEEVIPGGAKFMIEDGCLDDVDVVYGAHVSSTDSLGAVGVKEGNAMANGDTFEIEISGKGGHAASPHLGIDPLIVGSQLLLNLQQIVSRQVDPIKSAVVSVTSFNGGEGFNVIPDKAKIKGTVRTFDDDVRDWIEESIEKIAVSTSNSFGASVKYNYVRGYPAVVNHPEETERVKKIAIDLFGERMVRDISPQMGMEDFAYYLKEVPGTFFWVGGAREEPSEVYPHHHPKFNVQEKAMMYIGKLFISTVLDYLSNKKSQGLRQKESSK encoded by the coding sequence ATGAAAGAAAAACTTTTTTCTAGATTAGAGGAAGTTTATCCAGATTTAGTAGCATTCAGAAGGGACCTTCATATGTACCCTGAACTCTCACATACGGAAGTGGATACACCTGAAAAAGTTGCGGACTTTCTAACTAATTTAGGATTAGAAGTGAAAACAGGTGTCGGTGGTCGTGGAGTTGTCGGTACTTTAAAAGGTAGTAATCCTGGTAAAACCGTTGCTTTGCGTGCGGACTTCGATGCACTTCCTATCCAAGACGAAAAAGATGTTGAGTATAAATCCCGTGTTCCAGGCATCATGCATGCTTGCGGGCATGATCTGCACACGGCTGGGTTACTCGGGGTCGCCAAGGTACTAAGTGAAAACCGGGAGACTTTAGCAGGAAATGTCGTGTTTATTCACCAGTTTGCAGAAGAAGTTATTCCTGGTGGCGCCAAATTCATGATTGAGGATGGGTGCCTCGACGACGTAGATGTTGTATATGGTGCACATGTTAGTTCTACAGATTCTCTTGGAGCCGTGGGAGTTAAAGAAGGAAATGCCATGGCAAATGGAGACACATTTGAAATAGAAATTTCTGGTAAAGGCGGGCATGCAGCTTCTCCACATTTAGGAATTGACCCTCTAATCGTTGGCAGCCAATTGCTACTAAACTTGCAGCAAATAGTAAGTCGTCAGGTGGACCCCATAAAGTCAGCGGTTGTATCGGTTACCTCTTTTAATGGTGGCGAAGGATTTAACGTTATCCCTGATAAAGCAAAAATTAAGGGAACCGTACGAACGTTTGATGATGATGTTCGTGATTGGATTGAAGAGTCTATTGAGAAAATTGCAGTATCAACAAGTAATAGTTTCGGAGCAAGTGTCAAGTACAATTATGTACGAGGCTATCCAGCTGTCGTTAACCACCCAGAAGAAACTGAGCGAGTTAAAAAAATCGCAATAGATTTATTTGGGGAAAGAATGGTCCGAGATATCTCTCCCCAAATGGGTATGGAAGACTTCGCTTATTATTTAAAAGAAGTACCAGGTACGTTTTTCTGGGTTGGAGGAGCTAGGGAGGAACCAAGTGAGGTCTATCCACACCACCATCCTAAGTTTAACGTTCAAGAAAAGGCAATGATGTATATTGGAAAACTGTTTATTTCAACAGTTTTAGATTACTTATCAAATAAAAAAAGCCAAGGTTTGAGACAGAAAGAATCTAGCAAATAA
- a CDS encoding amidase, with protein sequence MDHYKNFSTARHLAKAIQKRELSVREVVEAHLAQIERVNPEVNAIISLDEDHALKEANKADEILATGKKAGPLHGLPIAIKDTHNAKGFPMTSGSLALRDNISTEDDLIVERLRNAGAIVIGKTNVPEFGAGAHTFNEVFGVTRNPYNLNRTAGGSSGGAAAAVASGMLPLADGSDMGGSCRFPAAFNNVVGMRTSPGRVPMYPKAALYSPLVTQGPIARNVEDASFMLSVLAGQDNRSPISIAESGEQFLNPFDKNLNGLRIAWSADFGGILPVDPAVSSNMEEQMKIFTDLGCHVEEACPDLVEADEVFHVFRAWEIEMSNHELFDRFEEVMKPSFKWNFNKGRKLRGIDIGRAERLRNQLYHRMRVFFDQYDALILPVSQVPPFDVNLEYPEQINGVPMETYIDWMRSSYYISALGNPSLSVPSGFTSDRLPLGLQIVGPHQADYEVLRIGHAFEQATHYGEKRPKIAQSKDGHIPGR encoded by the coding sequence ATGGATCATTATAAAAATTTTTCTACAGCACGTCATCTTGCTAAGGCCATTCAAAAACGTGAATTATCTGTCCGCGAAGTTGTTGAAGCGCACCTAGCACAGATAGAAAGAGTAAATCCCGAGGTCAATGCGATCATTTCACTGGATGAGGATCATGCATTAAAAGAAGCGAATAAAGCTGACGAGATACTTGCCACTGGAAAGAAAGCGGGCCCCCTTCATGGTCTGCCCATTGCGATTAAAGACACGCATAATGCAAAGGGTTTTCCAATGACAAGCGGATCCCTCGCATTAAGGGACAATATTTCTACTGAAGACGATCTTATCGTGGAACGACTGAGGAATGCTGGTGCAATCGTTATTGGAAAAACAAATGTCCCAGAATTCGGAGCGGGTGCTCATACCTTTAATGAGGTATTTGGCGTAACAAGAAACCCTTATAATCTTAATCGTACTGCAGGTGGAAGTAGTGGTGGTGCGGCCGCTGCGGTTGCAAGTGGTATGCTCCCGCTTGCAGATGGCAGCGATATGGGAGGGTCCTGTCGTTTTCCAGCCGCTTTTAATAATGTTGTAGGAATGAGAACCTCACCTGGACGTGTGCCTATGTACCCTAAAGCTGCCCTCTACTCTCCCCTTGTAACTCAAGGACCGATTGCACGAAATGTAGAAGATGCATCCTTCATGCTGTCCGTTCTAGCAGGACAAGACAACCGATCACCCATTTCAATTGCGGAGTCTGGTGAACAATTCCTTAACCCATTCGACAAGAATTTAAACGGGCTTCGTATCGCCTGGTCTGCTGATTTTGGAGGAATCCTTCCTGTAGATCCTGCCGTAAGCAGCAATATGGAGGAACAAATGAAAATCTTCACGGACTTGGGATGCCATGTCGAGGAAGCGTGTCCGGATTTAGTAGAAGCAGATGAAGTTTTTCATGTATTTCGAGCTTGGGAAATCGAAATGTCAAATCATGAATTGTTTGATCGATTTGAGGAAGTTATGAAACCAAGTTTCAAATGGAATTTTAATAAAGGCCGTAAACTACGTGGGATAGATATCGGGAGAGCTGAGAGATTACGTAACCAACTGTATCATAGAATGCGTGTTTTTTTCGATCAGTATGATGCTCTTATATTACCAGTCAGCCAGGTCCCTCCGTTCGATGTGAATCTGGAATACCCTGAACAAATAAACGGTGTACCTATGGAAACCTACATTGATTGGATGCGTTCAAGCTATTACATTTCTGCCCTTGGTAATCCTTCCTTATCGGTACCAAGTGGATTTACATCGGACAGACTTCCACTTGGACTGCAAATCGTTGGACCACACCAAGCAGATTATGAAGTATTGCGAATCGGCCATGCATTTGAACAGGCTACCCATTACGGGGAAAAGCGTCCCAAAATAGCTCAGTCAAAGGATGGCCATATTCCAGGCAGATAG
- the madM gene encoding malonate transporter subunit MadM: MFEILSDTFVENGLIVSFAVVGITIYLSYMISDKLTNGKIHGSAIAIIMGLVLAYIGGINTGGEQGLADIGIFTGIGLMGGGMLRDFAIVATAFGASLDEIKKAGLPGIISLFAGVIVSFVIGVVIAFAFGYTDAVSLTTIGAGAATYIVGPVTGTALGASSEVIALSIAAGLIKSILTMIGTPFVAKYIGLDNPRSAIVYGGLMGTTSGVAGGLAATDPKLVPYGAMTATFYTGLGCLMAPSVLFLVTRTIF, translated from the coding sequence ATGTTCGAAATATTAAGTGACACGTTTGTAGAGAATGGCTTGATTGTCTCTTTCGCGGTGGTTGGAATCACTATTTATCTTTCTTACATGATCTCCGATAAACTCACCAATGGAAAAATTCATGGATCTGCGATCGCTATCATTATGGGCCTCGTACTCGCTTATATTGGAGGCATCAATACTGGCGGCGAGCAAGGGTTAGCAGATATCGGAATTTTTACCGGGATAGGACTAATGGGCGGCGGCATGCTTCGTGACTTTGCGATCGTCGCGACGGCCTTTGGAGCAAGTCTGGATGAAATTAAAAAAGCCGGTTTACCAGGAATCATCTCCCTCTTTGCCGGCGTCATCGTCTCGTTTGTCATCGGTGTGGTGATCGCCTTTGCTTTCGGATACACCGATGCCGTCAGTTTAACGACAATAGGCGCAGGCGCAGCGACCTATATCGTCGGTCCCGTCACGGGAACAGCACTTGGCGCAAGCTCTGAAGTGATTGCCTTAAGTATCGCAGCCGGCTTAATCAAATCCATTCTTACTATGATCGGTACTCCCTTCGTAGCTAAATATATTGGGCTAGATAACCCACGATCAGCCATTGTTTACGGAGGATTGATGGGTACGACGAGTGGCGTAGCTGGTGGATTAGCCGCCACCGATCCAAAACTTGTCCCTTATGGAGCGATGACAGCAACCTTTTATACGGGGCTTGGCTGTTTGATGGCACCGTCTGTTTTATTTTTAGTGACCAGAACCATTTTTTGA
- the madL gene encoding malonate transporter subunit MadL, with product MVIYGVALLAVCLLAGVLLGELLGTAIGIDANVGGVGIAMLILVLVVDYLKKNNKLNIKSQEGMAFWGAMYIPIVIAMAAKQNVVAAVDGGPLALMAGVSAVIVSWAMVPLLSSIGKDTSTLSDEELGGSDDVRNIK from the coding sequence CTGGTTATCTATGGAGTGGCATTGTTGGCTGTATGCTTATTGGCTGGTGTTTTGTTAGGTGAACTGCTTGGGACAGCTATCGGGATTGATGCAAATGTCGGTGGAGTTGGCATTGCTATGCTCATCCTCGTGTTAGTTGTAGATTACTTAAAAAAGAATAACAAATTGAACATCAAGTCACAGGAAGGAATGGCCTTCTGGGGTGCCATGTACATCCCAATCGTCATCGCGATGGCAGCCAAACAGAATGTGGTAGCCGCCGTTGATGGAGGACCCTTGGCCTTAATGGCAGGTGTTTCTGCCGTTATAGTGAGCTGGGCCATGGTTCCTCTCCTAAGCAGCATCGGAAAAGATACATCCACTCTTTCTGATGAAGAGTTAGGAGGAAGCGATGATGTTCGAAATATTAAGTGA
- a CDS encoding GntR family transcriptional regulator, producing MNQPNLNHNALSNHIAEHITEQIITGELQPGEKIVENTYATEYGTSRAPVREAIYLLTIEGLVERIPRKGAVVKEHTENEIYDLLEIRIMLESLAMKRIKENGIDEEVLNKMGTLYQEMSGEKDIQHYTQLNHKFHLCLIEMSKSETIKKMYTRLELPLLRVQNISFAAEGNVEKSVREHLTLVNLLKEGKIEEATTVLQQHNQDVITSIQRRLFEHQSQDTQSDVY from the coding sequence GTGAATCAACCAAACCTTAATCATAATGCATTATCTAATCATATTGCGGAACACATTACCGAACAAATTATTACAGGCGAATTGCAGCCTGGTGAAAAAATTGTTGAGAATACGTATGCTACAGAGTATGGAACGAGTCGTGCTCCGGTTCGCGAGGCTATCTATCTCCTCACCATTGAGGGGCTGGTTGAGCGAATTCCTAGAAAAGGAGCCGTTGTAAAGGAACACACAGAAAACGAAATTTATGATTTACTCGAAATAAGAATTATGCTTGAATCCCTTGCCATGAAACGAATCAAAGAGAACGGGATCGACGAAGAAGTTCTGAACAAAATGGGAACGTTATATCAGGAGATGAGTGGAGAGAAGGATATCCAGCATTATACCCAGCTTAATCATAAATTTCATCTTTGCTTGATTGAAATGAGTAAGAGTGAAACCATTAAGAAAATGTACACTCGTTTAGAATTACCTTTACTGAGGGTGCAAAATATTTCTTTTGCAGCTGAAGGAAATGTAGAAAAGTCAGTAAGGGAGCATTTAACCCTTGTTAATCTTCTTAAGGAAGGCAAAATAGAAGAGGCGACAACCGTCTTACAGCAGCATAACCAGGATGTGATCACGAGCATTCAAAGGCGGCTTTTTGAGCATCAAAGTCAAGATACTCAATCGGATGTGTATTAG